CGGCCAAGAGGAAGTAAACTATGACCACCAATGGTATCAAAAGGAACCCCTGGGACTTCAGAAGGGGCCATAAAGGCGGCAGCTGATCTCTGGGTATGCCCTTAAGCCCCAATCTGGTTGCCTCCAAGTGAACCTGTACAAGCACACCACCATAGTAAAGCAGAGCCGGAACTATTGCAGCGATGGCAACCTCTATGTACGGCACGCCTAATATCTGGGCCAGGATGAACGCACCGGCCCCCATAACGGGGGGCATTATCTGTCCTCCAGTGGAAGCCACCGCCTCAACAGCCCCCGCAAAATGGGGCCTGTAGCCCACACTCTTCATCAGGGGTATGGTGAACATTCCGGTGGTGCATACGTTGGCCACAGAAGAACCGGATATGGTCCCCATAAGCCCCGAGCTCAGCACCGCCACCTTAGCGGGGCCACCGGTGGACCAACCGGCCAAGGCAAGGGAGAGGTCTATTATGAACCGTCCCATGCCGGTTTTCTCAAGCACCGCCCCAAACAGGATGAACATGAACACAAAAGTAGAAGACACGCCGAGAGGGACTCCGAATATGCCTTCCGTACCCAGATACATGTGGTTAACTATCCTGGGTATCGAAAAACCACGGTGAGCTAAGATGGACGGCATACTCCTACCGAAGTAACAGTAAAGCAACGAAAGAAGCGCCAATATCGGCAGCACCGGGTTTGATATCCTCCGAGTAGCCTCCATAAGCAGGGCCATGGTCATGAAGCCCATGGCCAGATCCATGGTTGTGGGAAGGCCAGCCCTGGCGCTCAAGGCGTCAAAGTTTATCACCAGATAAAGGGAACCGTATGCAGCCCCCAGGGCCAGAAGCACATCGTACCAAGGGATCTTATCCTTTGGGGACTTATTTGATATCGGGTAAAGCAGGAAGACCAACGACAGGGTAAAAGCCAGGTGCACTGCCCCTTGCTTAACCGCATCCAAAAGGCCAAAGCCGGCGGTATAGAAATGGAACACCGACATGGCAACCGCTATGGCGGTCACCAATCCCCCTTGCCATCCCTTAAGGTTCCTGAACCTTGCCTCCGTATCGTACTTCCTAACTATCTCATCAATGTCGATGGTACCACCCGGACTTTCGGTGGCCACATTACCAATTTCAAACTCCTTCTCGCTCAAATCCATCTCCCCCCATTCTGTTGCAGCAATTGACACTTTGAACCCGACGAAAACAGGCTAAAGCCCCTGGCCCCACCTCCTTTATTAAATATCCAAAATCACCTGGTTTCCAGACAGAAGTTCAAGACCTCATTTGGGAAAATCTTAAATAGATCCACCCGTTCACCGCATAGGAACATATGGTTCTTGCCGAACACGGCGTTGCCAACCCGGTATCTGAAGGGATGGGGAAGTTGGCGCCTTCCACCTAAGAACACGTCCCACTCCCCCCTTTTCACAAAAGCTCCCCCCGAAGGAACCTCTGTGGGGATCCCGGCGTTATAAGTCCTAACCGCGGTACTCCATATCCAGAGATTACCGTCGCAAAGCACCACTTGATCCTCCATCCGTGATCTCTCCAACGAATGCTCGGACCGCAGTACAAGCCTTGAGCCAAGATAAAAAGGCCTGCTTAAGACCTGCCTCCCTTGGTCATCCCTTACCACAAGCATAAATTCGGGAGGAACCATCGGCAAGAACAAGGATAACAGGACTGCCAGGGCAAGAAGCCATCTGGTCATGTTTAGATTCCCCATCGCAAAAAACAAAAAATAAAAATTAATCAGCCATTTAAGCCCAAACTAAAAGCCCTGACATGGCTACCACGTCAGGGCTATCGCATCATGGCGGGCCCAGCCAGAGTCGAACTGGCGACCTACGGCTTAGGAGGCCGTCGCTCTATCCTGCTGAGCTATGGGCCCGCACATCACGGCGTACATGATACCCAGCCACATCCGCCGTGTCAAGGATCTGGCCAATTTACGGAATTTTTCTTGCCTCCGCTGCTACTGTGATGGAGTCGACCAACACCTTCCCCATACGATCCATGAACTCATGGGGCACTTCTACGAAAATCCTGCGACACTCCTCCACATCTCTCTCCATCTGTTTTATCAGTTCACAGGAGGAACCGAATCTTCGTTCATCCCTTATCATCTTCAATGGGAATACCGCCATCTCAGAGCCATATATGTCCCCATCGAATCCCACAAGGTGAGCTTCCACCCGGATGGAGCGGACTCCCTGAAAGGTTGGGTTGAAGCCTATGTTCAAAGCAGCACTCCGCCAACCACCTCTAACCCAAGCGGCGGCAGCATATACCCCCCTGCCAGGTATGAGCTTAGAAGGGGGAAGGGATATGTTAGCGGTGGGGAACCCCAAACCGCGCCCTCTGCCATCTCCATGGACAACCCTTCCCAGCATCATGAAGGGGTAGCCTAGAAGTCTATTGGCATCGTATATGGCGCCGGATTCCACACAACCCCTTATCCTGGTGCTGCTCACCATATCTCCATCCACCTCAAGGCACCTGAGGGTTTTGAAGAACCATCCCCTTTTTAGGCAAAACTCCCTTAAAACAGCTACGTCACCGGCCCTACCGCGGCCAAAGCGAAAGTTGTCACCCACCACAACTCCTGATGGGGCAAACTTCCTCTCAACCAAGTAAAGGAAGTCAATGGGTGACATCTCCGCTACGGATCTGTCAAAGGGCATCTCCTCCATCACAGGCACCTCAAGGTAGCCAGCCAGGAACCTCCTCTCCCGTCTGCTGAAAAGAAGTCCCATCGGCTTATCTAAAAGGACCTCCTTGGGATGAGCCGCAAAGGAAAGCACTCCCCATTTTCTTCCCCTTTCCTTGGCGGCCCTATTGGCCTCCTTCAAGAGAAGCTGGTGACCCAGGTGAAATCCGTCGAAATATCCCATCACCCATATCATGAGGCAAAACCCCCGATATTAACTAAAGGACCATGTTCACCACACAATCCAGCCGCCCCCCATCGGCAAGCCGATATATTCCGCCGCCAGCTGAATGTCTAACAAAGACCGCCCCACCGGCCATAAGCCCAGGGGAAATGCGAAAGCCAACGAGATCCTTCGCATGGATGGACGCCCCGTTGACACACTGCTTATCCAAACGTTCCGGCACGTCACCACAGGGCAAAAGAGAAAGGACCCTAGACGCTGGGACAACACGAGAGAGCAGATCCTCCCTGGGAAGCTCAAGGGCCACCGAAAACGGAACTGCATCCTTGACAGCGAAAGGACCCACGGACATCCTTCTAAGCCTTAAAACCGAGGCAACGGTTCCAAGGGCCGTTCCAAGATCCCGGACCACGGATCTAACATAGGTTCCCTTGCCGCATAAAACACCCAGGGAGAACACCCCTTCACGGTCCGGATATCGGAGTATATCTATACTACGGATCATCACTTCCCTAGGGGCTATGTCCGGCATTTCCCCTGATCTGCTGATCTCATGGGCCCTCCTGCCTCCTACGTGGACCGCAGAT
This portion of the Thermanaerothrix sp. genome encodes:
- a CDS encoding DUF1850 domain-containing protein, with amino-acid sequence MLVVRDDQGRQVLSRPFYLGSRLVLRSEHSLERSRMEDQVVLCDGNLWIWSTAVRTYNAGIPTEVPSGGAFVKRGEWDVFLGGRRQLPHPFRYRVGNAVFGKNHMFLCGERVDLFKIFPNEVLNFCLETR
- the truB gene encoding tRNA pseudouridine(55) synthase TruB is translated as MCFSGFLLIDKEEGLRSTACVEQIRSRLGRSLKVGHAGTLDSGASGLLVLLIGRSTRLAELVMSFPKEYMVDGMLGVSTDTDDMTGKILHREDPPRVSSEQVDRAVASMLGCRFQRPPVISAVHVGGRRAHEISRSGEMPDIAPREVMIRSIDILRYPDREGVFSLGVLCGKGTYVRSVVRDLGTALGTVASVLRLRRMSVGPFAVKDAVPFSVALELPREDLLSRVVPASRVLSLLPCGDVPERLDKQCVNGASIHAKDLVGFRISPGLMAGGAVFVRHSAGGGIYRLADGGRLDCVVNMVL
- a CDS encoding TRAP transporter permease, with amino-acid sequence MSEKEFEIGNVATESPGGTIDIDEIVRKYDTEARFRNLKGWQGGLVTAIAVAMSVFHFYTAGFGLLDAVKQGAVHLAFTLSLVFLLYPISNKSPKDKIPWYDVLLALGAAYGSLYLVINFDALSARAGLPTTMDLAMGFMTMALLMEATRRISNPVLPILALLSLLYCYFGRSMPSILAHRGFSIPRIVNHMYLGTEGIFGVPLGVSSTFVFMFILFGAVLEKTGMGRFIIDLSLALAGWSTGGPAKVAVLSSGLMGTISGSSVANVCTTGMFTIPLMKSVGYRPHFAGAVEAVASTGGQIMPPVMGAGAFILAQILGVPYIEVAIAAIVPALLYYGGVLVQVHLEATRLGLKGIPRDQLPPLWPLLKSQGFLLIPLVVIVYFLLAGYTPLKAAFNGIIASYILSFLNKETRLTPKRLIEAFEAGARGAIGVACACATVGIVVGMATLTGLALRVAGTIIALSGGKLLNTLVLAMVSSILLGTGLPTTANFIITSMMVAPSLLQLGVPAMAAYMFVFYFGIAADLSPPVALAAYAGAGIAGSDPMKTGFTAFKLALAGFLVPYIYVYNPMILLIGYEPLPFAQAVLTAVMGIFLLGMSTIGFYKADMSWPFRILAMVGALGLLIPGTKTDLLGLSILVVVHFWQTMKAKKVKS
- the ribF gene encoding riboflavin biosynthesis protein RibF, which translates into the protein MIWVMGYFDGFHLGHQLLLKEANRAAKERGRKWGVLSFAAHPKEVLLDKPMGLLFSRRERRFLAGYLEVPVMEEMPFDRSVAEMSPIDFLYLVERKFAPSGVVVGDNFRFGRGRAGDVAVLREFCLKRGWFFKTLRCLEVDGDMVSSTRIRGCVESGAIYDANRLLGYPFMMLGRVVHGDGRGRGLGFPTANISLPPSKLIPGRGVYAAAAWVRGGWRSAALNIGFNPTFQGVRSIRVEAHLVGFDGDIYGSEMAVFPLKMIRDERRFGSSCELIKQMERDVEECRRIFVEVPHEFMDRMGKVLVDSITVAAEARKIP